GATTTCCACACTACACTTGATTGCCGTTACAGAAACACCGACCGGCGTGTTGTTGCACAGACGTTGACTGAAACTTCGTGCGGCGCGCAGACACTACGACCGTTCGCAGTAAGCTCTCTTCTACGACTGAAGTGCACGGAGCGCTCGCGCTTGTTTTGGCGCCCGCGGAGAACCCGATTCGGAAAACACTTgctgcgcctgctgctgcttttgctgctgaaaCTTTTGCAGGGTTAGTGGTGCAAAGGAATgtgaaactaaaaaaaaaatcagacaaCACATTTTTAACTCCAGcgattaatttgtttattaacTTTTAgccaataaaaatataaaaaggaTCTGAATAATCCTTTTTTATCTTGGTATTTTTCCGTTtctttactttactttttgtaacattttcacgatctttttttttctatctctatCTAACACTCTGTGTATCTTTCTATCTTCCGCttcccctctctctttctctctgtatatctctctctctttctctctctctctttctctttctctctctctctctctctttctctctctcgctctctctctctctttcacaaaGAACATCCCGATTTAATTTTAtcattgaaataatttattttaaagataataaaattatGTTATAAAATAACCCATTAAAATAttggtaaaaataaatatcccCATGTCTGAATTTCCACATGACAGCATCTGTGTTAATTTTGCTCCTTGGGTATTTGGCTTCCGTGCCTGTCAAACGTGAAAGCGTCATCAACTTCTTGGCAACACTGCTGGCAGTAAAATCGAAAACAGTAATATTCCCTGCCGGCTGGATCGACCGAATCTCCTGCAAACTTTTGATAAATACAACTACCCAGGCTGCTGATCCTTGCATCCCGGCTCCAGTATGTccaacaagaacaagaaacaATCGGAAACGGTCGCTGCCAAGGAGGAAGAGGTAAGGCACGACCATTACAGCTGTGCTGTTCCCCGATGTGTCCCCCGCACCAAACACAGCGACACGTCACAGATTTTGTGAAACGAATGGAAAACTTATCTGCTTCTGTATGCTTCTATTTTCCGCTTACCACACATTCACCAGGTGGTCCAGATAAACAAATGGGACGGAACAGCGGTGAAGCACGCGCTGGATGATTCGGTGAAGAATGCGCTGATGGAGCACAGCAACATGAAGGAGCACTTCGCCATCATCGACGGGCGGCTGTTCATCTGTGCGCAGGCCGTTGCAATTGCACTGGTTGCGCTCGGGTACGACTATCAGTATTCGTTTCCCGCCTCGAAGCCGGTGCTGATCGTGTGCGTGCTGTGCTACTTCTTCCTGATGGGCGTGCTGACCGTCTACACGACGTACGTGGAGAAGGGCATCTTTGTCGTGGGCAACCAGAAGGATGCCAGCGGTGCCGTGAAACGATGGCAGGCAAGTTCCGACATGAAGAAGTACGACGACAAGTACGAGCTGACGGTGCAGCTGAAGGATTCGCGCGGCATTCGGGAAGCAACGGTCACCAAATCGGTCGCCAACTTTATCGACGTGAATGGGCTCGTGCTGGAAGATCTGGTCGCCAGCGAGGTGAACCGTATTGTGAACTCTCTGAACGCAGACCGCAAGGATAAGTAGAGAGGGATAGAGATACAGTAAGAGGAATCAGATTTTGCTAAAAAGCGATAAAGcgtaaaaagtaaaataaactaCTAGCTCCGGGACGGGTGCGAGTTCAAACTGACGGTTTATTTCAGTTCCGTAGCATTTGTTCGTTGAAGTTATTCCAAGCAATTCGCTCTAACTATTAATACCTTTTCAAAGGACGGCCACAGTGAATCATATGGCATACACAATTCAatgctctttttcttctttttgttataCGACGTACACACCCGATTCCAAATTGAAAACGCCTGCTGCGTTACTCGTTGCGCCTTTGCCCCTATTTTCTGTGAATAAAAAAGTTGgtcacatttttttaatttttctgaTATGGCACAACACCGCTTACTCTTCATCAAGGATTGTTATCTCCTGCCCCTCGGCAACTGGCCCCGTCAGAACGACCACGGATTGCAGCTGCTCGTCCACTGACTGTTTCGCGTTCGGTGTGCTCGAACGCCGCAGCCGACGGGTGAAGGGATAGAAACAGGTAACACCCTCCATCTTGTGATCCATCGCAGCAACCCTCTGGACCAATCGGAACAATATATGGGGCAGCTTCTCGCTACCCTCCACTGCCTGCAGCCGGGACCACAGGGAGACATTTTCCTTGACCGCGATGGCGTACATGAGAATCGCCATAAACTGTGTTACGCATCTACCCGTCATATCTTTGCTGTCTTCCGGGTTTGGTTCCCGATCCTTGTAGATGGCAAGCTGATGCAGCACATAGTCGGTCGGTTCCAGCGCAAACGGATCGCGATACTGCTCCAGCTCGGCCGGCGTCTCCACGCGCCGCAGAAAAGCTTCCGGATCCTCCAGGAACAGTAGCACCGCGTGCCAGAACAGACGCAACACCACGTGAA
This genomic interval from Anopheles merus strain MAF chromosome 3L, AmerM5.1, whole genome shotgun sequence contains the following:
- the LOC121598560 gene encoding signal peptidase complex subunit 2, which encodes MSNKNKKQSETVAAKEEEVVQINKWDGTAVKHALDDSVKNALMEHSNMKEHFAIIDGRLFICAQAVAIALVALGYDYQYSFPASKPVLIVCVLCYFFLMGVLTVYTTYVEKGIFVVGNQKDASGAVKRWQASSDMKKYDDKYELTVQLKDSRGIREATVTKSVANFIDVNGLVLEDLVASEVNRIVNSLNADRKDK